AGTCACCCAATCCCCTATTTGTTGGACATCCTGGGTAGAAGTTACTTCCGAGCCGGTATCGGAATCAGTGTCATACCAATAGGGGATGTCACAGTTTAAGGTGATGTTCGGCTCATATCCCGCATTGAAGGACAACAGCTTACTCCTGCAATTGGTCAGCAGGGTTTTATACTCCTGCCAGTAGGTAGAATACTGGGAATTCCAATCTGAGAGGGTGTAAGGCTTCACGTCGAGGTGAAAGCCGTCGAACCTCTGACTGGGGAGGCCGGCCTGATTAAAGGAGATGATAGCCTCGCATCGGGCCTCGCCCTCGGGTCGATGGGCCGGTGTGGCCCAATTGGGGTCGCCGCAGAGATATTCTATCCTGAAACGGCGGGCATGGGCCTCGGTCAAAAAGTTCCTCACCTGATTCGGATTAGTCGTGACAAGATCGCCGGCTGAAATAAAGAAGGCATTTACTGATTTGGTAGAATCCCCATGCGGGGAGGAGCAGAAGTCAAAGAGGTCGGTTCTGGCCGGGCCGGCGTCATTGATAATATCAGCCGCTTCCGGATTCCATATCCAGAGGGCCCGAAGGCGGGGTGTCTTAGTGTGGGCCACATTGGAGATGTCCGACCAGTTGCCTAAGCCATCCTTTGATTTCAGGGCGAAGTAGTAGTCGGCATCCGGCTGGAGGCCGTAGATGGTAAAGCTCTCCGGGGAATCGGCTACTTGTGGAACCGGCTCCCCCACGGCTTGAGCCGCCCCATTCCAATTGGCCGCCGTGATCTGGGTCAAGGAGTATCTGATATCATATTCCACGGCGCTCGCCGGGGCGGTCCAGGCCAGGCCGGCCATACTTGGTCCTGTATCGGAAAGGCTAAGGTTGAAGACCACCGGCGGTGGGGTCCGGTTTATGGTTAGTGGCCCGCTGTAATGATAGACCGGGGTGTTGACCCCATCGTCAATCTTCCCGTAGATATAATAAGTCTCTTCCGGCGTTTGGGAGGTATCCCAGGAATAGGAATCGGTTTCATCGTCCTCGGAGATTCCGCGGATGATCTCTTGGCCATCGTGGCCGGTATCATCTCTGTCATAATAAAGGGTAATACCGGCATCCAACTCCGGGCAGTGGTCGAGCCAGGTGATAGGATATGTCCCATTAGTGGCTGCTCCGGTTTGGGGCGGCTGGGTAATAGAAATCTGCGGCTCGGTAGGGAAATGATAGGAAATAGTTAGCTTGGGCCTGTCTAATGGAGTCGAATAGTTTCGGCTATAAAAGAAGGAATTGCCGGCCACCTCCGGAGTAATAAAGAGGCCGTAATTGGCCGAACCGTTATTGGCCCAGGCCTGCACAAGGGAAGGCGTGATAGTAAGCGAGCACACCTCGTTGGCCCCCACTGTTTGAAAAGAGCCGCAGTCAGTGGCCCTCCGGTCAAAAGCAGAGTCCGGTGGGGCTGTATCGCTGGTCGCCCCTAAGCCTGAAGAATTCCAGGCGGTGCCGGTCTTTCTCGAATTCCAGGTGGCTTCCATTTCTTCCCAGTCCTGAAGCACCTCGTAGGCCTTGAGGGTATGCCCGGAAGAATAACTTGCCCAGACCTGCCTCAGAGAGATGAGCGCCGAGTCGATAATCGCCCCGGAAGGCAGACTTGAGATATTCCATTTAATCAGAAATCCCTCCAGAGGATGGGTGGCCTCGATATTGGAGGCGTTTCCAAAGTTAGCATTCGGATCCTGGTAATAGGTAGAGACAGTGGTATCCAGGCAGCCAGTGTAGGAAGCATCCGGCAAGGCCCCATTCTGGAAGGAGATGGTTACTATTTCGGCCTGGGTAAAAACTATATGCCCCTCTGAGACCGCCTCATTTCCAGAGGGATCACGGCTCCTTATCCGAAGATGGTAGGTAGTATTGGGCAGGAGTCCGGAGAGGTCTATCCGGTGAGAGGTAAGATAGGTCGAATCAGAGGCCGTGGAACCATAAGCTAATGTCTGTCCAAAGTCAACGATAGAATCGGCTGTCTCATCGGTTGACCACTGGACGACCGCCGAACGATCCGATACATTAACCATCTCCACATTAGAGATCACCGGCGGGGTGGTATCAGGGGCGGTCGTGGTAAAGGCGGCGTCTCCTGATAGGGCCAGGTTGGCCGAGGGATCAGTGGACCGGACCCGGTAGTGATAAGTAGCGCCGGCAGAAAGACCCTGGAGGTCGATCTGATGGCTTCTGGTCGGCCTGGTATCGTGAGGGCTAAAAAAGCCGTAATTGGTATCCGGACCGTATTCTACCTGGGAGGCGGCCAGCTCATCCGTAGTCCAAGTTATCCTGGCCCCCTCACCGGTGATGAGGGAGTGGGTCACCTCCGAGATGACCGGCGCGGCCGTATCAAAGTAGGTGATCTCTAAGACAGGCCGTAAAGAGGCATCAACCGCCTCGCTGGAAGGAAAGAAATTGCCGGTAGGTGAATTAAGATTAGCCGTAGCCAGGAAAAGACCCTGATTGGGAAAACTGCCCTCGTTCCAGCCGACCACAGCCGGGGTCACATCCCAACTAAACCAGTGAGTCGAAGAGGTGAAGGGATTGACCGTAATGGTGTCAAGGGGATCGCTTGAAACCGTGGTGATGTCTGCCCCACCCAGCCTCCAGGGAGAACTCCGATTGAACCAGTCAGCCCTGGTTCGATCCCAATCACCCAGGTTATCAGGGTCAGTAATCCGATAGGCCAGTATTTCCTGAATATTACTCTCACCCCCCGAAATAAAGTCGGTATATAATTTAAGGTTCGCTTGAGAAATAACAGATTGAGGCGGCAGATCAGATAGATCGAAATAAAGCACGGCCATTCGCTTCCAGTGAGTGTCGCCCCCCGGTGTAACCCACAGTTCGTGATAGGTAGGATAACTGCCTGTCCCATTGACAATAAAGGAGGTGTCAAAACAGGTCCCTGGATAATCAGAGGCGGAGTTCTCCCCCCAGATTTCGGTCTTGACCGAGGTGGCAAAGGTCTGGTCGCCTGAGACGGCCTCATTGGACTGAGGCGCCCCATCCCGGCTCCTTACCCGGAAGTGGTAGGTAGTATGGTGATTAAGGCCGGTGAGGGTGATGGAATGATGGGTGGTCAGGCTGGGATCGGTGACCTGGTTTCCGTAGCCGGCATTGAGGCCATACTCTACGCCGGATGTAGACGGCTCATCGGTCTGCCAGGTAATGGTGGCCTGATCATTGCCAATATTAGAGACGATTATCTCGGAAATAACCGGGGCAGTGGTGTCCGCCTCTATCGTGGTAAAGGTCTGATCCGCTGAGGTGTTGGCATTATTTGAGCCATCCGTAGAGATGACCCGGTAATGATAAGTGGTGAAGGCCAAAAGCCCGCTCAGGGCAATCGAATGGCTGGTCACAAAGCTCCCCTCCTGGGCAGCCTGACCGTAAGAGGTAGTTGTCCCATACTCGACTTTAGAGGTGGAGGCCTCATCAGTCGTCCAGGTGATGGTGGCCACATTCTCTCCAATATTGGAATGGGTTATGTTGCTTATCTGGGGCGGGGTTTGATCAGCCGCCGTGGTAAAGGTGCCATCATTGGAGACAGATTCATTGCCCAGGCTATCCCGGCTTCTGACCCGGTAATAGTAGGTAGTGGAGCTGACCAGGCCGGTTAAGGTTACCGTGTGATTAGTGACCAGAGCCGGATCGAGGCTGGTGGTATTAGCGTAATCAGCCGATAGGCCATATTCTACCTGCGACGTGGCCCCTTCATCGGTTGTCCAGTTGATCCGGGCTGAGACATCGGTCACATTAGAGGCATTCACCCCGCTAATGACCGGCAGGCTCCGGTCAACCTTAAGGCTGCCCTTGGAATAGTCGGATACAGTATCCAGACCGTGGCTCATCCGGCCGTAGATGTAATATTCACCCTCGGCCAGGCCTGAGATATCCCAGGTGTAGGAGTCGGTTTCATCATCTTCGGATAGGCCGGCGGCAATAAGCACGCCGTCGTAACCGACCTGATCAGTATCGTAGTAGAGGCTGATAGTGTTGCTATTGTCCGGATCAAGGTCAGTCCAGGTGATATCAAAGGAGTGGTTGGCCGTCTTACCTCCGACCGGTGGAGAGGTGATCTCCAACCTCATCACGGGCAGATCAAATCCGTAGGTAATCTCTAGAATAGGCCGCCAGGAGGCATTAGACTCTTCCGCCGAGGCAAAGCTATTGCCCCCTGTGCCATCAGGATAGATCATCATCCCCTGGTTGAGATAGGTTCCGGCCACCCAACCAGCCACGGCCCCAGTCACATCCCATTCAAACCAGTGGTCGGGATCGAAGGCATCAACCCGGACCGCATCTACTACCAGGCTGAAACAGGTATCAATATCTCCATCACCGCGGTTGCTCCAGGGTAGGCCTGTGTTTCTGTTACGCCAATTGGCCAGAGCGCCGTTCCAATCACCCAGGCCGGCCGGGTCAGTGATCCGGTAGAGCATGCCCACAAGGGGGCTGTGCCAATAAGGGTAAGTAGCATAAAGCCTTAAGGTGGCCTGGGTGACGGCGGCCTCCTGGGGGATGGCCGACAGGTCGAAGTCCAGGAGGATCGCATGGTTGGAAGTCAGATACAACCAGGCAGAAGTGGGATAATTATCAGGGCTGTCAATAGTCAGGTAACTGTCAAAACCGGTCCCCGCGTGGTCGGATGAGGAATTTTCACCCCAGATTTCTTGCCTGGGGGTGATAAAGCCTTGGGTTGAGGAGACCGCCTCGTTGTCTGAGATGTCGCGGCTTTTTACCCGGTAGTAATAGGTGTCTCCCTCATCAAGGCCGGAGAGGGTGAGGCTGTGTGAGGTGACCATCGTGGTGTCAAGGCTGGCCGAACCCAGAGATGGTGTCTTCCCGTATTCCACCTGCGAGGTAGCCAGCTCATCGGTCTGCCATCTGATGGTTACAGAATTGGGTAGGGGATTGAATAGCCTCAGCTCTGAGATGACCGGGGCCGTGGTGTCAGAACTGGTGGTGGTGAAGGTGTAATCAGGCGAGGCCGTCGAGTTTCCAAAGCCGTCAGTAGCCATAATCCGATAATGATATTCGGTTAGCGGAGACAGCCCGTTAAGCTGAAGACGGTGGTTCTTGACTGGATTAGTATCCGACAGACTTGAGCCATAGCCCGTATCCGGGCCATACTCGATAGTAGCCGTGGAGGTCTCGTCAGTAGCAAAGGTAATCACCGCCGATTCGCTTCCTACAGGCCCAGCCTGGACATCCGAGATGACCGGCCCGGTCGTATCCGGATGGGCAGATTCATACATATAGGCCTGGCCGAATCTGAGCATGAAACCAGCCCCTTTGGCCGCAGACTGACCACCATAATAGGGGGGATGATCCGGATAGTTAAGGTAATACTCGAAGGCTCTTTTGGCATAATCATAGTATTTCTTATCCCTGGTCAAGCGGTAGGTGTATGTCCAGCCATCAATCAGGGTCTGGGTGTTGGGTGAGCCGACATAGGCTATCCCATTTTGCCGGGAATAGATATAATTCCCTTCCTTATTGTTGGGGTAATCAGTCCACCAGTGGCCTGTCCCGGCCGGCCAGACATTTCCGTATCCATCACCTATCGGCTCATCAATCCACAGCTCATCAATAATAAAATCGGCCATCTTAATCAGGGCATTCTCTGCCTCAAGATCGGGCGCCGATGCGTCTCTCTTGGCCAGACAGTATTCACCCAATCCCTCCATCACATAGCCCATCGCCCACGGACAGAGGGAACCGTCAGGTTGGGTTAGTGCCCCGTTCTCCTGAACATACGGCAAGAGACAGTCGTAAACAATGGATCTGGCGCCATTAAGATAGGCGGCCTCATAGCCGGTGGCCTCATAAAGCTCCATCATGCCGCATAGAGACCAGCCGATATTGCGGGTTTCTACATAAAGGCCGGGTGTAGTACGGCCAGAGATATATTGGCCTATCTCTTTGGCCGCGACCAGGGCCTCAGGATCGCCGGTCAACTGATAACGGAGCAGGAGACCATTAAGCCACATGTGACTGGGAAGCGGCGCCCGGCTGTGGTCGGTGATCCCGCTGGCATCATGCTTATGGGGGCCATGATTAAAGACACTGGCGTTTACATCCCTATCGGTATGGTAGATGTCGATGTCCCGCATGTGTTGGCTCATATATAGGCCGTTGTCAAGAAAGGCAAGGTCGCCCTTTCTCAGAAATTGATTGAGCATACACCAGCCAAAGTCGAACTCGTTGTTTCCCCAGTAGCGGGTTACCTTGTCTCCATCTCGATAGCTGTCCCCAAAGTTCCGCCAGCCGTAGCAGTCGGAATTTTCTCGCTCGTTCTCGATACCGCTGACCGATACATCTGCCCAGCCTTCGTGGATAAGAAAGTTGGTGTAATCTTCAGGGGCGGTAGTCTTAAGGGTTTCGCAGTAATATTCAGAGGTGCATCGGCTAAATAGGGGGTAGTGGAAGGATTTGGCGATGTCTTCAGATTGAGCCTCGGAATGATTGCCGGTGTGAAAGTAGTAAAAGACCTCATGGCCCTTGTGCTGTCCGGCTCGAAAGAGATGGGGAACGGCCCAGTCATCCGGCCAGAGACCGACATAGACCTCCCCGGAGTCGTTGACCTCAAGGCTCTTGGGGAAATTCTGCCAGAAGAGCCGGCAGCCGGTGGTCAGTCCCCAATTGGCATCTGAGATGTCCGTCCAGCCCTCGGCCTTTAGGCCAGATTCGACCTCACGGCCGTCGTGGTAGATCTTGTATCCCTGAAAGGTCGTCTCCCAGCCCTCGGCCGGCTCCCAGTGTTCCCCCCCAGATGAGTCCTGGTAAAGAGAGACCCTCTGGCCCAAGGCCAGGGCGCTGCTGTAGTCAAGATTGCCGCCGTCTCCACCCAAGGCACAGGATTTAGCGCCGGAAAGGGCCGGGTTGGTCCTTAGTGAAAGGTCCTCGAATTCGATATACCCGTAGCCCAAATTCGCCTGATTCGCATCCGAGCCATTGCCGTTCTTGAGGTGGAAGTCCACCTTGACAAACCCCTTTTCGGCAAAGGCCGTGATGTAGGCGGTGTATTTCAGGAGGTCCTCGCCGGTGCTGGGGCCGTTGACGGCCTTGGGCCAGTCTCCGTCCTCAGACCTGAAACCGCCCTGAATGCGGATGACCACCTTCAGGGGGCCTTTCTCGACAATCTCCGTGGTTTCAACCGGGCCAAGTGAGGAGTAAAATCTCTTGCCGGCGGCATCGGTGATGATCGCCCCGTCATAAGGATTGGAAGGGACTATCTGTTCGCTCGGGACGAACTGTCCGTCGGTGTTCTTATCCATCCAGACGCCGTCGAAAAGGTTGCCAGTGGTCTTGCTGACCATTAATCTTAAGGGGCCGGTGACCACTGTGATCTTGCCTGCATCTTCCTCTGCCTTAAGGGGAGAGGCCGAATAGGCACCTGTGGCCAGGTTGTAGCCGGCTGTCCCATTAGCGGCCACATCGGCCTGAAAATCGACCAGCAGCCACTTGACCGAGCCGTCATCCCAATGGGAGAGGGGCCTGGCCTGGATGCCGCCGGAATACAGGGTTCCAGAAGCAGTCAACATCCCTTTGGGCAAAGGCAGGCCGGAGGTCACCGGCCAGTGGGTTCTGGCTACGCCGGCCCTTTCCTCTACGGTCAGGCCTATATCCAGGCCCGGTAAGGGTCCGTCAGGTGTGACTACCGGCACATCCGCCAGAGGGGTATCCGGCGGATAATTGACCCGGATGGAGTTAAGACTGTATACCTTACTGGCACTTAGTGACCATATTATAATAAAGGCCAAGATTAATCTATACATTTTCTATTAACACCCTATCCCTCTCCCATCAAGGGAGAGGGAATTTTGCTTTGTCTCCCAACTAACTGCTTAACTTAGTTTTGAGTAGTTACGGGTAGAGCCTCTTTTCCCCCTCACCTTAAATCCTCTCAGAGGGTAGGGTGGGGGGGATTGCTTCTACA
This bacterium DNA region includes the following protein-coding sequences:
- a CDS encoding fibronectin type III domain-containing protein, which encodes MYRLILAFIIIWSLSASKVYSLNSIRVNYPPDTPLADVPVVTPDGPLPGLDIGLTVEERAGVARTHWPVTSGLPLPKGMLTASGTLYSGGIQARPLSHWDDGSVKWLLVDFQADVAANGTAGYNLATGAYSASPLKAEEDAGKITVVTGPLRLMVSKTTGNLFDGVWMDKNTDGQFVPSEQIVPSNPYDGAIITDAAGKRFYSSLGPVETTEIVEKGPLKVVIRIQGGFRSEDGDWPKAVNGPSTGEDLLKYTAYITAFAEKGFVKVDFHLKNGNGSDANQANLGYGYIEFEDLSLRTNPALSGAKSCALGGDGGNLDYSSALALGQRVSLYQDSSGGEHWEPAEGWETTFQGYKIYHDGREVESGLKAEGWTDISDANWGLTTGCRLFWQNFPKSLEVNDSGEVYVGLWPDDWAVPHLFRAGQHKGHEVFYYFHTGNHSEAQSEDIAKSFHYPLFSRCTSEYYCETLKTTAPEDYTNFLIHEGWADVSVSGIENERENSDCYGWRNFGDSYRDGDKVTRYWGNNEFDFGWCMLNQFLRKGDLAFLDNGLYMSQHMRDIDIYHTDRDVNASVFNHGPHKHDASGITDHSRAPLPSHMWLNGLLLRYQLTGDPEALVAAKEIGQYISGRTTPGLYVETRNIGWSLCGMMELYEATGYEAAYLNGARSIVYDCLLPYVQENGALTQPDGSLCPWAMGYVMEGLGEYCLAKRDASAPDLEAENALIKMADFIIDELWIDEPIGDGYGNVWPAGTGHWWTDYPNNKEGNYIYSRQNGIAYVGSPNTQTLIDGWTYTYRLTRDKKYYDYAKRAFEYYLNYPDHPPYYGGQSAAKGAGFMLRFGQAYMYESAHPDTTGPVISDVQAGPVGSESAVITFATDETSTATIEYGPDTGYGSSLSDTNPVKNHRLQLNGLSPLTEYHYRIMATDGFGNSTASPDYTFTTTSSDTTAPVISELRLFNPLPNSVTIRWQTDELATSQVEYGKTPSLGSASLDTTMVTSHSLTLSGLDEGDTYYYRVKSRDISDNEAVSSTQGFITPRQEIWGENSSSDHAGTGFDSYLTIDSPDNYPTSAWLYLTSNHAILLDFDLSAIPQEAAVTQATLRLYATYPYWHSPLVGMLYRITDPAGLGDWNGALANWRNRNTGLPWSNRGDGDIDTCFSLVVDAVRVDAFDPDHWFEWDVTGAVAGWVAGTYLNQGMMIYPDGTGGNSFASAEESNASWRPILEITYGFDLPVMRLEITSPPVGGKTANHSFDITWTDLDPDNSNTISLYYDTDQVGYDGVLIAAGLSEDDETDSYTWDISGLAEGEYYIYGRMSHGLDTVSDYSKGSLKVDRSLPVISGVNASNVTDVSARINWTTDEGATSQVEYGLSADYANTTSLDPALVTNHTVTLTGLVSSTTYYYRVRSRDSLGNESVSNDGTFTTAADQTPPQISNITHSNIGENVATITWTTDEASTSKVEYGTTTSYGQAAQEGSFVTSHSIALSGLLAFTTYHYRVISTDGSNNANTSADQTFTTIEADTTAPVISEIIVSNIGNDQATITWQTDEPSTSGVEYGLNAGYGNQVTDPSLTTHHSITLTGLNHHTTYHFRVRSRDGAPQSNEAVSGDQTFATSVKTEIWGENSASDYPGTCFDTSFIVNGTGSYPTYHELWVTPGGDTHWKRMAVLYFDLSDLPPQSVISQANLKLYTDFISGGESNIQEILAYRITDPDNLGDWDRTRADWFNRSSPWRLGGADITTVSSDPLDTITVNPFTSSTHWFSWDVTPAVVGWNEGSFPNQGLFLATANLNSPTGNFFPSSEAVDASLRPVLEITYFDTAAPVISEVTHSLITGEGARITWTTDELAASQVEYGPDTNYGFFSPHDTRPTRSHQIDLQGLSAGATYHYRVRSTDPSANLALSGDAAFTTTAPDTTPPVISNVEMVNVSDRSAVVQWSTDETADSIVDFGQTLAYGSTASDSTYLTSHRIDLSGLLPNTTYHLRIRSRDPSGNEAVSEGHIVFTQAEIVTISFQNGALPDASYTGCLDTTVSTYYQDPNANFGNASNIEATHPLEGFLIKWNISSLPSGAIIDSALISLRQVWASYSSGHTLKAYEVLQDWEEMEATWNSRKTGTAWNSSGLGATSDTAPPDSAFDRRATDCGSFQTVGANEVCSLTITPSLVQAWANNGSANYGLFITPEVAGNSFFYSRNYSTPLDRPKLTISYHFPTEPQISITQPPQTGAATNGTYPITWLDHCPELDAGITLYYDRDDTGHDGQEIIRGISEDDETDSYSWDTSQTPEETYYIYGKIDDGVNTPVYHYSGPLTINRTPPPVVFNLSLSDTGPSMAGLAWTAPASAVEYDIRYSLTQITAANWNGAAQAVGEPVPQVADSPESFTIYGLQPDADYYFALKSKDGLGNWSDISNVAHTKTPRLRALWIWNPEAADIINDAGPARTDLFDFCSSPHGDSTKSVNAFFISAGDLVTTNPNQVRNFLTEAHARRFRIEYLCGDPNWATPAHRPEGEARCEAIISFNQAGLPSQRFDGFHLDVKPYTLSDWNSQYSTYWQEYKTLLTNCRSKLLSFNAGYEPNITLNCDIPYWYDTDSDTGSEVTSTQDVQQIGDWVTIMDYRDDTAGIIAGAEGEVQTANAAGKGVIIGVNTSPPADEPETITFYEEGVTFMEEQLAVVLDEFDPDTGFLGLAVHDYGDYKTLRGDNAPPSLNITSPPPSGAAANNSYRITWSDYDLEDNAAISLFYDKDDTGGDGIQIVAGISEDDETDAYSWDTSLLTEGNYYLYGRIDDGVNPAVFAYSRGPLTIDHTPPAVTILSPPDGASTSLPQVNISGIATDNRTSVKAIAIDVEKWNSGDTANFVFAVDLVPDTNTFLVTATDYADNSGAGRVTIYYYPDNTSPAAVDDLNTSGVTTTTISLTWTAPGDDGDIGQTFVYELRYSTSPIIEAGWDSATQVSGEPGPSPAGSTESFTITGLIPETTYYFALKSKDEVGNTSDTSNQVTAATNPLDTENTPPLIDPSLDNLSTLEDTRLELDLTPYGSDVEDSGFLVWSLDSGSVDTAIFEAGAANNLLTIIPKPNQFGQDDITLILTDPNGGQDTKADVTVIVAPVNDPPVIDPACDDLTTPEDTPATFDLTPYGSDVDDTGLVWSIDPASAATTLFTAEIANHRLTIIPLPNQYGQDDVTIILTDPNGEQDTKADVTVTVAPVNDPPVIDPACDGFTTPEDTPATFDLTPYGSDVDDTGLVWSIDSASAATTLFTAEVVNNRLTINPFPNQCGQANVTLWLTDPNGNQDTKTNVTMTVAPVNDPPVIDPACDGFTTPEDTPATFDLTPYGFDVDDAGLVWNINLDSVDTTLFTAEVANDRLTIIPLPNQYGQADVTLWLTDPNGSQDIKADVTMTVAPVNDPPVIDPACDGFTTPEDTPTTFDLTPYGFDVDDAGLVWNIDLDSADTTLFTAEVANDRLTIIPLPNQYGQADVTLILTDSNGEQSTKADVTVIVAPVNDPPVIDPACDGFTTPEDTPATFDLTPYGSDVNDAWLVWNIDLDSVDTTLFTAEVANNQLTITPLPNQYGQADVTLWLTDPEGSQDTKTDVTVIVAPVNDPPVIDPACDDLTTPEDTPADFDLSPYGSDVDDTGLTWSIDPDTVDTASDGGLVFTAEVVNNRLTIIPLPNQYGQDDITLILTDPNGEQDTKAEVTVIVASVNDPPVIDPACDNFMVDGDTPTGFDLSQYRLDVDDTNLTWSIQPDTVDATLFEALISADTLTINPISGSHGQEDITLILSDPSGDQDVKQDVTIIVNHVNHAPFIDPSCDDFMVDEDIRAEFDLSPYGTDGDLTALTWSISLTSVDTGLFEANLSDTLLTIVPQPNQHGQDDITLILTDSEGAKYIKADVTIIIRPVNDPPVIDPVCDDFTTPEDTPATFGLTPYGSDIDDTGLTWTLDPNSVATILF